The Amaranthus tricolor cultivar Red isolate AtriRed21 chromosome 2, ASM2621246v1, whole genome shotgun sequence genome contains the following window.
attaggaTTGAAATCAATACCtccaatataattaaaattacaatgtcgaagcgttgattaacaatccctcAAAGCAAGTAATATGATAAATCTCTTTCACTACCAAACCCtcaaaatagagaaaaaaaacttAACCCCCTGGAAATTCtcctcaaaagctatttatatcctcctCCAAAGAGATCGAAGGATACGgaagttactaaaaaaaaataactgcttgacccggccgggtatgtggaaacccgggcgggtgcgaagcataactaaatctcaaaggtcaaaaattttctaagtccaggagtaaacccggccgggtatgtggaaacccgcccgggtacgcagctgagcattttaatcttcaatagaggcctggccgggtatgtgggaacccacccgggtatgagaggctcacccggccgggtatgtggaaacccggccgggtgccTGTGGCAACTTTTTCTTCCGAATaacatcttcaaattcttctaagtatcaagtgcaaacccggtcgggtatgtggaaacccggccgggtatgagaggctcacccggccgggtatgaggaaacccacccgggtatgagacctggtcagcacaaaaatgacctttgagtagcttatgaccttccaacttgcaaatctcgctccaagagtcgattcctagcataattagagctttgtacctacaaaatagataagaaacaaacactccaaccaagcataaaaaccaatagaaaattgagcaaaatacgcgagaaatgctatgaaaatacaatgggggcatggtagaaaataatatataaaatacacacatcAGTCCAATATTCTTATCATCCTTAAAAGTTACTCTCTTTGACCCCAACACAACATCTGTTGAAATACACgcgtcgaatgcaacaagagggggggtctagctttacttcgttttcttctaatttgcggaattttaacaatcaaaataaatcttaaacttaaaaagcaaaagataaaaaggagacaaagattttacgtggaaaccttcttggcctaataagaaggaaaaccacgaccccccgagatttcaaaattctcactatgttttaggcaatcaaatacaattacataaaacagtttggttcacttgaagcttttctactctaggcctaattctctttctctactttctccttctctttctcttctcacgtttcacttctctattcccttagacttctcatgagtctaattacaacaaatcactcaataacccttacaaggccaattctcaagagattaaaaattaagataattacttaagaaaaatataataaattaattggcatttaaaaacagaaaatatttttcttaaatgatctccctttaatggacactcttggatcgatatcggtttgagcaaagttcctcctatttatagtgggaacagacagcagttaccttagacacacctcccactatcatccacgttctcaaaacaaaaggatagtggaattgccaaaaaaataaatgaccggctgtcatttgctcagagagaaaatcagtttccttaagctaaaaatagcataggagttaaaaacacaagatcctaaaaaataggagatcttaatcttaagaagaaaaagtcttaggctatttttagataacctaaaaatggtttagccaattaacttactaattaatttaagcaactaatttaagatttaaccgtttacatcaactaaaaccagaataataaaataactccaattttccagtcgatgtttttctccagaactgctacgtaggaacagcatactatctccagcttcaacttctgttagattattcattttaggaacagtagaccgtctgtcaacctttaacttcctaagcacttatctaacttcttgaatattttaagacacgtacaacttccacgaaccaagtcataggcttcatcaacgatttcaacaaaatcggatatatacctacaaaacaatctctaaaatatgtttgtttactttaaaagtgaagtcatcatcaaaaccttaagagcaaacaaattcccccttgttgatgatgacaaactttataaacaaacttaagtaaactagagtaaaacaaatgttgaagagcatgttagagattaaaacaactcttcttaacttagtaaatataatttaccaagcatatcatgaaccaacttactctataaaaacataatatcaaatatgttttaaaaatttcaaaaataattaaactaaaacaaactaatataaaatagactgacacaaaaattattaagtattttcaagagaaacagagaaacaactttaaaacaattaatcaaaacaattaatcaaaatatccaTAAGAACTTAAtatcaacacagatgatcagatTCTAAGCTATCATAAACACAGCACATTAACTTCCATAAAAAGCAATATAAATTAATCAAGATATGTACTGTATATTCacagctcctcttaagtttgtgcataatcttcccccttttggcatcaatcaaaaagaaattggggttatcaaaccttagcacaaaccatatagatttgtcagtgatgaaagcaagaaacaatactAAAAGTAAGCAACATAAAAAGCAATTAAATCTGCATAGTGTTAGTCCTCACAGaccagaaaataaaaacaaaagaaagaaatgtagcagttgttcaaatacaaacttgtaccccagatggtacaaagaaaagtgaaattgtttgattagtgttacagccaacaaatcatttaaaaaacatgggaagaggaattagggagcagtctcttcttcatcgatgaactcagtctgtactaggggtgtcaaacaggtcgggttgggtcattttcaggttcgggtcatatataaatgagtCAATAGACCCTCGACCTGAAcccgacccatttaattaaatgggtcaaaaattgaaaccccgacctgatctgtggcaggtcgggtcaacctgctaatgacccatttaacctgcttttttttcaggtcattaaactcatatatttcaagtcatttgacccatttgacccaaataTTCTATTCACATTTTTACTCAAATCACTCATTGTGCAATGATATCTTCATGGATCATCACTTAACCCAATTTCAGATTCATCATCAATTTAACAACATCAATTGACATGATTACTCCCAAGAACAACAAAATGGAAATACAAAAGCAAACTCCAAAGGAAAATACACAAAGAACTCAATATACATAGCAGTAACAGGATTTGGTGGAATAGAACACaaacaaaatcgaaaaaatcgagcattaagaacaatgaaaatagcaGTATCAGGACTAACAGcaatgaacattaaaatcagaaaaaatcgaacaaaaaaaaatcagaaaaatcggacaataaaaataaaagaatgagAACAGAGAAGAGGAAGGCCTGAAGGTCGAAGACTCGAAGCACTCGAAGACGAAGTGGAAGGCGCACATAGAAGAGGAATGAGGAAGGCGCACAGAGAACTGAGAGAAGAGGAATGAGGAAGGCGCACAGAGAACTGAGAGACGAGGAATGAGGAAGGCGCACACTCGCACAGAGAACTGAGAGAAGAGGAATGAGGAAGGCGCTGTGCACAGAGAAAACTGAAGAGGAATGAATGAGGAACTGAGGAAGGCGAAACCACGaaataattttagggtttatgatttTGAATGGAACAGAGCGAAGAGGAATGGGTTAATATCGCAGGCCCAACTCCCAAGTGGgttaatatgggtcgacctgacctgaatgacccatttaataaatgggttaaacaggtttttttcgggtttaaaaattcaacctgaacctaacccatttaataaacagatcaggtcgggttgacccatttaattaattgggtcaaaaatctaaacccaaacccgctaatttcgggtcggtttcagatcaggttggcaggtcgggtcagcttttgccagccctagtCTGTacttccactgtgtccagcttggcaccaagacggctTTCCATCTGGTTAAGCTGATCAACAATCGAAGCAAGTGAGACTCGAACTTCGTCTTGAAAAGTAGTGAATTGAGAGTGTAGGTCAAGGAGCTTGAAGATAATGAGGtttgaagaagctgcaggaacagaatcaggGTTAGCACAACCATTACCTGGTGAAGACtgagatggtggtggtgtaaagtgaataggtgattgaggtggtgatggattgtgatgtggtgatgatgtggttggcttgggagagggaggttTATTGGATGTAGATTCAGGCATGGTCTCAAATgtggtatcatcaaccattgTAGCCTTACGTTTCGAggctaacctcctactcttcctctgaacAGATTTAGCCTTTCTCCTCAATGCTATCacagtctcttcatcacttgaatcattgTGATAAGCATCTACTCCTTCCTGTtttgcttcccccttactagcttctccatcctgttcccctttttcttctttttcaatattATCAGTGGTAACAGGTCCTTGctctttttcctctttttcttcctgttcTTCCTCCCTCAATTTTTCCTCTTCTCTTTCAatcccttcttcttcagaaccAACTTCAACTTCCTCCTCTACATAATGTATTAACATCCCTTCATCAGTTAATTTTaagtgcaaattttgtaaacactttgcacctatcttcatgttgggtcccattgggaactccaacccttccaaaaggacatcaaattttttgaaaatacagGTCAGCAATCCTCCATAaccaataaaatttttcttctcaatacaatcagacaaatgagatatcatcaaagatggaaaatttatccttatgtgattagccatgcagtaaatcaatgtAGCATCATGTAAACTTACTTCACCCCTTTTGGAGTTTcttggcaaaataaatcttcgtgcaatattgtacagtaatttatgcagaggattcaaaatgttatggcttattttcccttttctttgctcaatccctaaaaattttaaaaccgttttttcatttatcccagaaaatactatttttgaaccaacgtagtaagtatcaaacccaacattaggaacattaaaccattcccccagcaatgcactattaaattctattttgatgttcttgacggtactagaacacatcccacaatcatttgagaaatttgaaataaattctcgtacaagatttggaaaaatggaattgcaactaaaatttgacatcaaaacttcccattcttgatgTTGCAAAATTTCATGCAGTTGAGGAAAATGGGTAGAATCATACCAGTATTTATCGAGTCCGAAACCAACAGACATTTCTTTTGAGatttcttcagcactattaggGTCACAATGCTTCGAACGTTTGACTACtttggaggatgaaccacttgAAATCTTGTGTTTGGTACTGGTAGGTTCAGTAGTATGTTTGGGTGATTCTTTTGTGGTTTCTGTGGTTGTAGGTGGTGCAGCatccagtaatggtggaggatgaaccactttTAGAGGTTGTGGCTGGGTATGTGTACGGGATTTAggggttttcttgcctgattttgaagatcttggggttttcattttgaacTTTTGAAAAGGTTGAGAGAAAAGAAGGAGAACGATTTCTTGAGGAAGAGGAAGATGTATGCGTGTTATGATGTACGGTGACTGCTTTTGAAGGTTTTGAAATGACGGTTACCTtaagtcccatctcatcaatgccTTCATCATTACTTGTGATTTGGAAGGATTTTGAAGAAATAAAAACCGTTTCccatatttttattgatttatgttgactatttataaaaaatgaagaacaaaattatgaaatattaaattataaaaagaatgaattatgatataataaaatattatatgaagagAATAACGAACATACGGTTTTGGTCTGATCAACTTAACAACATACAAACGagaagacattcatagtacaaactttattaagtgtttacctgatccattcaataattgattctcaatcaagatattgaggttgattcctgacctttttcattctcatgatgcttcattgggaatttcaaccaactttagtggagcttgatcataccaagttccaatctcatcttttcatattgttcccttggaagtggtttggtcagaatatctgcaacttgttcatttgtattaacatgttttaatacaatatttttgttttctacattatccttaagaaaatgatgtctaatatgtatatgtttagctcgtgagtgatgcactggatctttagatatgcatatggcacgggtattatcacaataaataggaatgcattcaattttaataccaaaatctcttagttgctgttttatccaaagcatttaggaacagcaagctgctgctgctacgtattcagcttcggctgtggataatgcaaccgtattttgtttcttgaaacttcatgaaactaaacatgagccaagaaattgtaccattcttgacgtgctttttctattaactagatcacctgcataatctgcatcactaaagccttttaaatcataaacatcacttttaggataaaatagggacaagtcgtctgttcccttcagatatcttaaaatccgttttactgctgtgagatgtgattctttggggttggactgaaatctagcacataaaccaacactaaatgaaatatcgggtctacttgcagttagatataataaggaacctatcatgcctcgatacattgtttgatctacgttagttccttttaggtcttcatctaatctaacatttatagccatgggtgtatggttggttttagcgttgtttagcccatacttcttaagaagttcttttatgtatttttgttgatgaataaaaataccattttcagtttgtttaatttgcaaaccaaggaagaaatttaattctcccatcatgctcatttcaaattctgtgcccataaggttggcaaattctttacataacaaatcattggtcgcaccgaaaataatatcatcaacataaatttgaacaactaaaatatcataacctttattcttaaagaataagattttgtcaaattttcctcttacaaagttattttgaatcaaaaactttgatagtctttcataccattgcctaggagcttgcttcaagccatataaagctttgtcaagcttgtagacatgatcaggacaagaggtattctcaaaacctgggggttgttcaacaaaaacttcttcatcaagaaaaccatttaagaaagcacatttcacatccatttgatataacttaaagttcataaatgcagcaaaagaaattaaaattctaatagcctctaaccttgctaccggagcaaatgtctcggtgtaatcaataccttcttgttgattataccctttgaccacgagtcttgctttgtttcttacaattattccatgctcatctagcttattccgaaatacccatttcaaaccatttaccttcttgtgttttggtttgggttctaagtgccataccttatttctttcaaattcatttaattcatcttgcatggctactatccattttagagcttcttcgtgatttttgggttcaagtgatgataggaacgcaaaatgtgcacaaaagtttgtcagttgggatctggtttgtgttcccttattcatatcacttataattagatcaagaggatgataactttgatatttccaaggtttgggcacaaattctcttgagggaacagtagcatgttctggctcAACAGCTTGATTGGCATCTTGTTCAGCTACtagatcattttgctcatctgcggGAATAGTTGAATTGGGAACAGTTTGCTGGTccagttgtgctggcagttcttggacttggtcagtttcttcttcgTCTTCTTGTATTAGCTGTTCACccgctgttccttgatcttgcacctttatttcttcatcatcttctaaatttgcaagacctattttgacattgtttatttcctgttcacttgttgaaaagttagtttcgtcaaaaattatgtgaatagattcttccacgcacattgttctcttattataaactctgtaagctttgctatgtgatgaataaccgagaaatactgcttcatcacttctttcatcaaatttacctatatttcgttttccatttacatgaacaaaacatttgcatccaaacacacgaaaataggaaatatttggtttaacacctttaagcaattcatagggtgttttagaagtgattggtcttattaatacacgattcaaagtatagcatgcagtattgacggcctcggcccaaaaatttctaggtagaccactagcaatcaacatagtcctagccatttcttctagggttctatttttcctctctaccactccattttgttgtggtgttctaggagcggaaaaattgtgatttataccatgttcattacaataattcataaagtttaaattttcaaattctttgccatgatctgatcttatgtgaacaattagattattggtagatttttgtattttattagcaaaagaaacaaactcatcaaaagcttcatctttgcttactaaaaatagggtccaagtaaatctactattgtcatcaactatgacaaacacatatcttttgccactacggctttgtgttctcataggtccacatagatccatatgaattaattctaatggtctagaggtagtcaccagatactttgatttaaaggatgaccgcacttgttttcctttagcacaagaatcacaaatttcatttttgaggaattttattgctggtaatcctcttactaggtcttttgatcttaaagcgttaatcaatgaatagctagcatgacctagacgcttgtgccaaagcagtgggtcttcttctataacgcttaaacacgttagactggttttgggaacagtgtccaggtccacaacataggtgttcccttttctgattccctcaagcacaaggtctcctgtgttgttcctagaaattatgcatcgttcagaagtaaacttaacagagttacctttgtcacaaaattgagaaatacttaaaagattatgttttaaattctcgactaaaaatacattgtcaatggcatgggaacttgaccttccaacctttcctttggcgattatctcacccttcatattatcaccgaaggttacagttcccccatcatatgcttcaagtgagagaaatttagtcttgtcacccgtcatgtgcttggaacacccactgtcgagataccatgagttgttccccttcacttgaacctgcacagCAAATTAAGAGTTAGGTTTAGGAACCCAGTTATCCTtaggttccttgtcgattataCATGAAAtctgctgttccctttttatacaatgatattttaggtgtccaattttaccacaaaaggaacagatcttactactagggagatcaacatagacctttttctttttatcgtttttaacataacctagaccttctttactctttggtttagcatttagaatccatttgggaacttcattgattttcctttttccttttaaatcaagTTGATCTTTTGGATACTTATTTTCCCTTtcacatgattctaattttaatttcatttcttgaaattccgtgctaaacacatgaatggatttatcattttcaacccattttaattctagcaatttgttttgattcttttcaatgttaagaatgatgaattcctgctttattttctccaatttctcttttaaaataacattcttatctaacaaatcaaaaaatctactttgcacatcgatcctaaaagtatttaagtatgagatgtgatctttacttaacttaaggtctttctcaatttggagacagttagctgttttttcttccaacttctcttgtgtttccaaaaataacttaattaatttatccttacttaaactgaatagatgtttaggagaagaactagaagacattacctctctttccttagtctcttcatgagatgccatgagacacagatttgcagtttcttcctctactggaacttcagtttcagcttcgctttcagtgtcaccccaagctgcgatcattgctttacgaaaatctgttctgaagtttcccttctttggcattcttccagcttcccttgtcttccctttgcccttctcattcttccatagagggcaatccttgatgaagtgatcagtacttccacatttgtggcattcaaaatttgtcttcaagttggcagttcctctttccttattatttctttggtttctatatctactgttcctgaagaattttttgaatttacgtgccaacatagcagcttcctcttcaccagcttctgattcttcattatgatccgctgccagagccagtcctttatttcgggaactgtcagctgttcccaaatgtagttcatgtgtcatgagtgaaccagccagctcttccaaattgaacttggtgaaatctttggactcctggatggctgtgaccttagctctccagcgcttatcttgtggaagacttctcagtgttttcctgacttgttcatcaactggAATAATCTtgccaagagagacaagttcgtttgtaatcttggtgaacctggtaaacatctcttgaatgttttccttaggttccataacaaacctttcatatttgtacattaggaggtcaatcttggatcgcttcacttcactagtaccttcatgggtaacttccagcaggtcccaaatctgctttgccgttttacaacccatgatacgattatgttcatttggcccgagaccacagtgaagcagcttgatcgcaagagcgttcatctccatcttttgaaagtcttccttttcatattcagtgattggttttagaattgattcattgttggagttgatagTCGTCACTTTgaaatctcctatttcaattactctccatacttggtaattttcggccttttataaaaatttccatcctatttttccagtaggtatagaatttcccatcgaacatgggtggcctttgcgtagagtacccctcttccatgcgttcgttcatcttcaacatcttgccagggaacaggatccTGCTCTctgggtttcctgattaaatgatgaacagggctctgataccaattgttgaaatacacgaagatggtcgaatgcaacaagagggggggtgaattgttgtgtatctagctttacttcgtttttcttttaatttgcggaattttaacaaacaaaataaagcttaaacttaaaaagcaaaagataaaaaggagacaaagattttacgtggaaaccttcttggcctaataagaaggaaaaccacgaccccccgagatttcaaaattctcactatgttttaggcaatcaaatacaattacataaaaaagtttggttcacttgaagcttctctactctaggcctgattctctttctctactttctccttctctttctcttctcacgtttcacttctctattcccttagacttctcatgagtctaattacaacaaatcactcaataacccttacaaggccaattctcaagagattaaaaattaagataattacttaagaaaaatataataaattaattggcatttaaaaacagaaaatatttttcttaaatgatctccctttaatggacactcttggatcaatatcggtttgagcaaagttcctcctatttatagtgggaacagacagcagttaccttagacacacctccgactatcatccacgttctcaaaataaaaggatagtggaattgccaaaaaaataaatgaccggctgtcatttgctcagagagaaaatcagtttccttaagctaaaaatagcataggagttaaaaacacaagatcctaaaaaataggagatcttaatcttaagaagaaaaagtcttaggctatttttagataacctaaaaatggtttagccaattaacttactaattaatttaagcaactaatttaagatttaaccgtttacatcaactaaaaccagagtaataaaataactgcaattttccagtcgatgtttttctccagacctgctacgtaggaacagcgtactgtctccagcttcaacttctgttagattattcattttaggaacagtagaccgtctgtcaaACTTTAACTTCTtaagcacttatctaacttc
Protein-coding sequences here:
- the LOC130805282 gene encoding uncharacterized protein LOC130805282 translates to MEMNALAIKLLHCGLGPNEHNRIMGCKTAKQIWDLLEVTHEGTSEVKRSKIDLLMYKYERFVMEPKENIQEMFTRFTKITNELVSLGKIIPVDEQVRKTLRSLPQDKRWRAKVTAIQESKDFTKFNLEELAGSLMTHELHLGTADSSRNKGLALAADHNEESEAGEEEAAMLARKFKKFFRNSRYRNQRNNKERGTANLKTNFECHKCGSTDHFIKDCPLWKNEKGKGKTREAGRMPKKGNFRTDFRKAMIAAWGDTESEAETEVPVEEETANLCLMASHEETKEREVMSSSSSPKHLFSLSKDKLIKLFLETQEKLEEKTANCLQIEKDLKLSKDHISYLNTFRIDVQSRFFDLLDKNVILKEKLEKIKQEFIILNIEKNQNKLLELKWVENDKSIHVFSTEFQEMKLKLESCERENKYPKDQLDLKGKRKINEVPKWILNAKPKSKEGLGYVKNDKKKKVYVDLPSSKICSFCGKIGHLKYHCIKREQQISCIIDKEPKDNWVPKPNS